Proteins encoded by one window of Streptomyces sp. NBC_01477:
- a CDS encoding thiolase family protein, which produces MAEPVWIVGVGMTRFGRHTDLSVPELTAQAVREALADAGLEQRLIEAAFFGNTTQGALEGQLMIGGQIALRGMGFERIPIFNVENACATGAAALHLAVNQVRAGAVDIALAVGVEKMNVPDRERAMAVFEGAYDVSDPAGLSATLTALGGEVDNSGAGKRSVFMDIYAAMARAHMNEFGTTQRQIAVVAAKNHRHAMHNDKAHHRTPLTVEDILAARPLSFPLTVPMCAPITDGAAAVVVCGQRGLQRLTGSGRGVRVLACAVGTGVERSLDASDQHIIRLLAGRAYEEAGVGPEDIDVAEVHDATAFSEIQLTELLGLCEPGGGGRAAETGVTTLGGRLPVNPSGGLESKGHPLGATGLGQVYELVQQLRGESGVRQVPGARVAIAENGGGFYAGEEAVSAITVLGGV; this is translated from the coding sequence GTGGCGGAGCCCGTGTGGATCGTCGGGGTGGGGATGACGCGGTTCGGCCGCCACACCGACCTCAGCGTGCCGGAGTTAACGGCTCAGGCGGTCCGGGAGGCGCTGGCCGACGCGGGCCTTGAGCAGCGCCTGATCGAGGCGGCGTTCTTCGGCAACACGACCCAGGGCGCGCTCGAGGGCCAGCTCATGATCGGCGGTCAGATCGCGCTGCGCGGCATGGGGTTCGAGCGGATCCCGATCTTCAACGTCGAGAACGCCTGCGCCACCGGCGCCGCCGCGCTGCACCTGGCGGTCAACCAGGTACGCGCCGGCGCCGTCGACATCGCGCTGGCCGTCGGTGTGGAGAAGATGAACGTGCCCGACCGCGAACGGGCCATGGCGGTCTTCGAGGGCGCCTACGACGTGTCGGACCCGGCCGGGCTGTCCGCGACGCTGACCGCGCTCGGCGGCGAGGTCGACAACTCCGGCGCAGGCAAGCGCAGCGTCTTCATGGACATCTACGCGGCCATGGCGCGGGCGCACATGAACGAGTTCGGCACCACCCAGCGGCAGATCGCCGTCGTCGCGGCGAAGAACCACCGGCACGCCATGCACAACGACAAGGCGCACCACAGGACACCGCTCACCGTCGAGGACATCCTCGCCGCCCGGCCGCTGTCGTTCCCGCTCACGGTGCCGATGTGTGCGCCGATCACCGACGGGGCGGCGGCGGTCGTGGTGTGCGGACAGCGCGGGTTGCAGCGACTGACCGGTTCCGGCCGGGGCGTACGCGTCCTGGCCTGCGCGGTCGGCACCGGCGTCGAGCGGTCACTGGACGCGTCGGACCAGCACATCATCCGGCTGCTGGCCGGGCGAGCATACGAGGAGGCCGGCGTGGGGCCGGAGGACATCGACGTGGCAGAGGTGCACGACGCCACGGCGTTCAGCGAGATCCAGCTGACGGAGCTGCTCGGGCTGTGCGAGCCCGGCGGCGGCGGCCGGGCCGCCGAGACCGGCGTCACGACGCTGGGCGGACGCCTCCCGGTCAACCCGTCAGGCGGGCTGGAGTCGAAGGGGCACCCGCTCGGCGCGACCGGCCTGGGCCAGGTGTACGAGCTGGTCCAGCAGTTGCGCGGTGAGAGCGGCGTACGGCAGGTGCCCGGCGCGCGGGTCGCGATCGCGGAGAACGGCGGAGGGTTCTACGCGGGCGAGGAAGCGGTCTCCGCCATCACGGTTCTCGGGGGTGTCTGA
- a CDS encoding anthranilate synthase family protein, giving the protein MNPGAGEVLPGRPHALLAKVLGGQPPPFALLHRPQATGADRLELMVGTVSEPASLAELPIPQGTGANQHGVLAVLPYRQLAERGYTCPDDGTPLLALTIEEQCGLSRQEVLQHVPDLPISMDEHGFDIDDESYARTVRRIIQDEIGRGTGANFVFRRSYRAELADWSAATALAFFRRLLQRETGAYWTFLIHTGDRCLIGATPERHVSLDGGAVTMNPISGTYRYPEGGADPDGVMGFLRDTKESDELFMVLDEELKMMGRVCDRGGRVRGPYLKEMKRLAHTEYLIEGSSSRGVRDILHETLFAPTVTGSPLESACRVINKYEPHGRGYYSGVAALIGRDGGGDTVLDSSILIRTAEVDRAGALTIGVGATLVRHSSPQAEVAETWVKAAGLLSALRSDPEPARTAAQHAAGPPPGPLLGAHPDVVAALATRNATLADFWLADPDGRGRPADGLAGRRLLVVDAEDTFTSMARHCLASLGLDVTVRRFDEPYTLDDQDFVIVGPGPGDPQERSDPKIAHLRDLSLRLLESGTPFLAVCLGHQVLSSLLGLDIVRKPKPNQGSQQKIDFFGRPELVGFYNTFAARSAAPTLDCPFRGGTIRVCHDPGSGEVHGLRGPGYASVQFHPVSVLTRNGTAILRELLVGALEVDSPQAK; this is encoded by the coding sequence ATGAACCCGGGCGCCGGCGAGGTGCTTCCCGGCAGACCGCACGCGCTCCTGGCGAAGGTGCTGGGCGGCCAGCCGCCGCCGTTCGCCCTGCTGCACCGGCCGCAGGCCACCGGCGCCGACCGGCTGGAGCTGATGGTGGGGACGGTGTCCGAGCCCGCCTCGCTCGCCGAACTCCCCATACCGCAGGGCACCGGCGCGAACCAGCACGGCGTCCTGGCCGTCCTGCCCTACCGGCAGCTGGCCGAACGCGGCTACACCTGCCCCGACGACGGCACCCCGCTGCTCGCCCTCACGATCGAGGAGCAGTGCGGCCTGTCCCGCCAGGAGGTCCTCCAGCACGTCCCCGACCTGCCGATCAGCATGGACGAGCACGGCTTCGACATCGACGACGAGTCCTACGCCCGCACGGTCCGCCGGATCATCCAGGACGAGATCGGCCGGGGGACCGGCGCCAACTTCGTCTTCCGGCGCAGCTACCGGGCGGAGCTGGCGGACTGGTCCGCGGCCACGGCCCTGGCCTTCTTCCGCCGGCTGCTCCAGCGCGAGACCGGCGCCTACTGGACGTTCCTGATCCACACCGGCGACCGGTGCCTCATCGGCGCGACCCCGGAACGGCACGTGAGCCTGGACGGCGGCGCCGTGACGATGAACCCGATCAGCGGCACGTACCGCTATCCCGAGGGCGGCGCCGACCCCGACGGGGTGATGGGCTTCCTGCGCGACACCAAGGAGTCCGACGAGCTGTTCATGGTCCTCGACGAGGAACTCAAGATGATGGGCCGGGTGTGCGACCGCGGCGGCCGGGTGCGCGGCCCGTACCTCAAGGAGATGAAGCGCCTCGCGCACACCGAGTACCTCATCGAGGGCTCCAGCAGCCGCGGGGTGCGCGACATCCTCCACGAGACGCTGTTCGCGCCGACGGTGACCGGCAGCCCGCTGGAGAGCGCGTGCCGGGTCATCAACAAGTACGAGCCCCACGGCCGCGGCTACTACAGCGGGGTGGCCGCCCTCATCGGCCGGGACGGCGGCGGCGACACCGTCCTGGACTCCTCCATCCTCATCCGCACCGCCGAGGTCGACCGGGCGGGCGCGCTCACCATCGGCGTCGGCGCCACCCTGGTCAGGCACTCCTCCCCGCAGGCCGAGGTCGCCGAGACCTGGGTGAAGGCGGCCGGCCTGCTGTCCGCCCTGCGCAGCGACCCCGAGCCCGCCCGCACCGCGGCTCAGCACGCCGCCGGGCCGCCGCCGGGACCGCTGCTGGGCGCCCACCCCGACGTGGTGGCCGCGCTGGCGACCCGCAACGCCACCCTGGCCGACTTCTGGCTGGCCGACCCCGACGGCCGCGGCCGGCCCGCCGACGGGCTGGCCGGCCGGCGGCTCCTCGTGGTCGACGCGGAGGACACCTTCACCTCGATGGCCCGGCACTGCCTGGCGTCGCTGGGCCTGGACGTGACGGTGCGCCGCTTCGACGAGCCGTACACGCTCGACGACCAGGACTTCGTGATCGTCGGGCCGGGACCGGGGGACCCGCAGGAGCGCAGCGACCCCAAGATCGCGCACCTGCGGGACCTGTCGCTGCGGCTGCTGGAGTCCGGCACGCCCTTCCTCGCGGTGTGCCTCGGCCACCAGGTGCTCAGTTCGCTGCTGGGGCTCGACATCGTCCGCAAGCCGAAGCCCAACCAGGGCTCCCAGCAGAAGATCGACTTCTTCGGCCGCCCGGAGCTGGTCGGCTTCTACAACACCTTCGCCGCGCGCTCGGCCGCACCCACCCTGGACTGCCCCTTCCGCGGCGGCACGATCCGGGTCTGCCACGACCCCGGCAGCGGTGAGGTGCACGGACTCCGCGGACCCGGCTATGCCTCCGTGCAGTTCCATCCGGTTTCGGTCCTGACGCGCAACGGAACCGCTATCCTGCGCGAACTCCTGGTCGGCGCACTGGAGGTGGACAGCCCGCAGGCGAAGTGA
- a CDS encoding isochorismatase family protein, translating into MAIPAIEPYPMPAEGDLPANTASWSVDPSRAALLVHDMQYYFLRPFPAGRSPVDALVRNAVRLRQTCARLGIPVAYTAQPGDMTEQQRGLLKDFWGPGMTAGPRDRAVVDELAPAADDTVFTKWRPSAFFRTSLLDLLRDTGRDQLIVCGVYAHVGILMTTGEAYAHDIQTFVVADAVADFTLADHRMTLEYVATRCGMALRTDTVLQQLEEASRS; encoded by the coding sequence GTGGCCATCCCCGCGATCGAGCCGTACCCGATGCCCGCAGAAGGCGACCTGCCCGCCAACACGGCCTCGTGGTCGGTCGATCCGTCCCGTGCCGCACTGCTCGTGCACGACATGCAGTACTACTTCCTGCGGCCCTTCCCGGCCGGCCGGTCGCCCGTCGACGCGCTGGTCCGCAACGCGGTCCGGCTCCGGCAGACCTGCGCCCGGCTCGGCATCCCGGTCGCCTACACCGCCCAGCCGGGCGACATGACCGAGCAGCAGCGCGGACTGCTCAAGGACTTCTGGGGACCCGGCATGACCGCCGGGCCGCGGGACCGCGCCGTCGTCGACGAACTGGCGCCGGCCGCGGACGACACGGTGTTCACCAAGTGGCGGCCGAGCGCCTTCTTCCGCACCAGCCTGCTTGACCTGCTCCGGGACACCGGACGCGACCAGCTGATCGTGTGCGGGGTGTACGCCCACGTCGGGATCCTGATGACCACCGGGGAGGCGTACGCCCACGACATCCAGACGTTCGTCGTGGCCGACGCCGTCGCCGACTTCACCCTGGCCGACCACCGCATGACCCTCGAGTACGTCGCGACGCGGTGCGGCATGGCGCTGCGCACCGACACCGTGCTCCAGCAGCTGGAGGAGGCGAGCCGCTCATGA
- a CDS encoding 2,3-dihydro-2,3-dihydroxybenzoate dehydrogenase, whose product MKDTIAVVTGAAGGIGVAVAEALAVRGATVALLDRDADRLAVVAKELRGAGHRAEAFPVDVTSSAEVEAVVGAVEEQLGPVDRLVNGAGVMRSGPIDGFADEDWQAVFAVNTTGVFHMSRAVVRRMKQRRRGALVTIASNAAGTARMDMAAYAASKAASSMFTKCLGLEAAAYGIRCNVVAPGSTDTPMLTGLYDAESAARSSIEGVPGAYRLGIPLAKVARPQDVADAVLFLLSDEASHITMHHLTVDGGATLGV is encoded by the coding sequence ATGAAGGACACGATCGCGGTGGTGACCGGCGCGGCAGGCGGCATCGGGGTTGCGGTGGCCGAGGCGCTGGCCGTACGCGGCGCCACCGTCGCGCTGCTTGACCGGGACGCCGACCGGCTGGCGGTGGTGGCCAAGGAGCTGCGGGGGGCGGGCCACCGGGCCGAGGCCTTCCCGGTCGACGTCACCTCCAGCGCGGAGGTCGAAGCGGTGGTCGGGGCCGTCGAGGAGCAGCTCGGCCCGGTCGACCGGCTCGTCAACGGGGCCGGGGTGATGCGCTCCGGTCCCATCGACGGCTTCGCCGACGAGGACTGGCAGGCGGTGTTCGCCGTCAACACGACCGGTGTCTTCCACATGTCGCGTGCCGTCGTGCGCCGGATGAAGCAGCGGCGGCGCGGCGCGCTGGTCACGATCGCCTCCAACGCCGCGGGCACCGCGCGGATGGACATGGCCGCCTACGCGGCGTCCAAGGCCGCCTCGTCCATGTTCACCAAGTGCCTCGGCCTGGAGGCCGCCGCCTACGGCATCCGCTGCAATGTGGTCGCGCCCGGCTCGACCGACACCCCCATGCTGACCGGGCTGTACGACGCCGAGTCCGCGGCCCGCTCCTCGATCGAGGGCGTGCCAGGGGCGTACCGGCTGGGCATCCCGCTGGCGAAGGTGGCCCGCCCCCAGGACGTCGCCGACGCCGTCCTGTTTCTGCTGTCCGACGAGGCGTCGCACATCACGATGCACCACCTCACCGTCGACGGCGGGGCCACGCTCGGCGTGTGA
- a CDS encoding 3-deoxy-7-phosphoheptulonate synthase gives MADNTALLLAEDEGAALSSDEMRRWRALPARQQPDWLDDTQLEPVRELLATRRALVTGDEVATLRVLLAEVAQGRCQVLQAGDCAEDPAECAAGPVARKAELLDELAEVMADHSGTPVLRVGRIAGQFAKPRSQPVERVGGRELPVYRGHMVNGPEPDASARRPAPSRMVACYDAAATAVDALRLRDTGAATAPDTQIWTSHEALILDYELPLMRRNHEGRLLLTSTHWPWIGERTRQADGAHVRLLAAVDNPVSCKVGPTADPDDLVRLCDLLDPERVPGRLTLIARMGAGAVTERLPGLVTAVRAAGHPVSWLSDPMHGNTVSAPGGVKSRLVDTIVREVVGFQNAVAAAGGVAGGLHLETTPDAVTECAADAAGLDRLDGAYTSLCDPRLNPWQALDVVSAWRGQDR, from the coding sequence ATGGCCGACAACACCGCCCTGCTGCTCGCCGAGGACGAGGGCGCCGCCCTGTCCTCCGACGAGATGCGCCGATGGCGGGCGCTGCCCGCCCGGCAGCAGCCCGACTGGCTCGACGACACACAACTCGAACCCGTACGTGAACTCCTCGCCACCCGGCGCGCGCTGGTCACCGGGGACGAGGTGGCGACGCTGCGCGTCCTGCTGGCCGAGGTCGCCCAGGGCCGGTGCCAGGTGCTCCAGGCCGGCGACTGCGCGGAGGACCCGGCGGAGTGCGCGGCCGGACCGGTGGCCCGCAAGGCGGAGCTGCTGGACGAACTCGCCGAGGTGATGGCCGACCACTCCGGCACGCCCGTCCTGCGGGTCGGCCGTATCGCCGGCCAGTTCGCCAAACCCCGCTCCCAGCCGGTGGAAAGGGTCGGCGGGCGCGAACTGCCCGTCTACCGCGGGCACATGGTCAACGGACCCGAGCCCGACGCCTCGGCCAGGCGCCCGGCGCCCTCGCGGATGGTGGCGTGCTACGACGCCGCGGCCACCGCCGTGGACGCCCTGCGCCTTCGCGACACCGGCGCCGCGACCGCGCCCGACACCCAGATATGGACCAGCCACGAGGCCCTCATCCTCGACTACGAACTGCCGCTCATGCGCCGCAACCACGAGGGCCGGCTGCTGCTGACCTCCACGCACTGGCCGTGGATCGGCGAGCGCACCCGCCAGGCCGACGGGGCGCACGTCCGGCTGCTGGCCGCCGTGGACAACCCCGTCTCCTGCAAGGTCGGACCGACCGCGGACCCCGACGACCTGGTGCGGCTGTGCGACCTGCTCGACCCCGAGCGGGTCCCCGGCAGGCTCACCCTGATCGCGCGGATGGGCGCCGGGGCGGTGACCGAACGGCTGCCGGGCCTGGTGACCGCCGTGCGGGCCGCGGGACACCCGGTCAGCTGGCTGTCCGACCCGATGCACGGCAACACCGTGAGCGCCCCGGGCGGCGTCAAGTCGCGGCTCGTCGACACGATCGTGCGGGAGGTCGTCGGCTTCCAGAACGCCGTCGCCGCCGCGGGCGGGGTCGCGGGCGGCCTGCACCTGGAGACGACGCCCGACGCCGTCACCGAATGCGCGGCGGACGCCGCGGGACTCGACCGGCTGGACGGCGCGTACACGAGCCTGTGCGACCCGCGGCTCAACCCCTGGCAGGCGCTCGACGTGGTCTCCGCGTGGCGCGGCCAGGACCGATGA
- a CDS encoding amidohydrolase family protein, with protein MSGSPLLDDEGLPARPPALLIRGGHLYTADAGARVHPTGSVLVVGDRIAAVGPVEEVAQAVAALTPEQRAGLRTLDAGSMLVMPGFVNNHWHDMFAVRLPFKGALRTAQDRTDEPGFMALGGDIAKVSAGFEGFRRLVDALLPDEAQAVARYALWTQLRSGTTTLGDVGSVNRSDALADAALALGIRCAVSAWVADALCGTGSGAPERTRDADTELERIQQLLDRSAADSTGRLRAWPTAPYLTNMSDELGRGLARLSADHDVPFATHVGALRHEAEAVRAHFGTTPIRRLDRLGLLNDRLMAVHCAFVDADERQMLLDAGVHISHSPAKYGPTGESTLTETGLIPELRRRGLDVSLSTDGGVFPVMGMAEEMRAAWQMYNELAGDHTALPASEALAMSTRIAARGLGWEDEVGSLEPGKQADLVLVPIDDWRYLLNPRPLEGYLTLGGTADVHTVLVAGRVLLENGRAPHLDEAALQDDYLRALRSFSARVLGVPDKELTALFDDNPRLRTKGTAPAAHRV; from the coding sequence ATGAGCGGGTCCCCGCTGCTGGACGACGAGGGGCTGCCCGCGCGCCCGCCGGCGCTGCTCATCCGCGGCGGACACCTGTACACCGCGGACGCCGGGGCCCGGGTGCACCCCACCGGGTCCGTCCTCGTCGTGGGCGACCGGATCGCCGCCGTGGGACCGGTCGAGGAAGTGGCGCAGGCCGTCGCCGCCCTCACCCCGGAACAGCGGGCGGGGCTGCGGACGCTCGACGCCGGATCCATGCTCGTCATGCCGGGCTTCGTGAACAACCACTGGCACGACATGTTCGCGGTGCGGCTGCCCTTCAAGGGCGCCCTGCGCACCGCGCAGGACCGCACCGACGAGCCCGGCTTCATGGCCCTGGGCGGGGACATCGCCAAGGTCTCGGCCGGCTTCGAGGGATTCCGCCGCCTGGTGGACGCCCTGCTGCCCGACGAGGCACAGGCCGTGGCCCGCTACGCCCTGTGGACCCAGCTGCGCTCGGGCACCACCACGCTGGGCGACGTCGGATCGGTCAACCGCTCCGACGCGCTGGCCGACGCGGCACTGGCACTGGGCATCCGCTGCGCGGTGAGCGCCTGGGTGGCGGACGCGCTGTGCGGAACGGGCAGCGGCGCCCCCGAGCGGACCCGCGACGCCGACACCGAACTGGAGCGGATCCAGCAGCTGCTGGACCGGAGCGCGGCGGACTCCACCGGGCGGCTGCGCGCCTGGCCCACCGCCCCCTACCTCACCAACATGAGCGACGAACTCGGGCGCGGCCTCGCCCGCCTGTCGGCCGACCACGACGTCCCGTTCGCCACCCATGTCGGCGCCCTGCGGCACGAGGCGGAGGCGGTGCGCGCGCACTTCGGCACCACGCCGATCCGCAGGCTGGACCGGCTGGGGCTGCTCAACGACCGGCTCATGGCGGTGCACTGCGCCTTCGTGGACGCCGACGAGCGGCAGATGCTGCTCGACGCCGGGGTCCACATCAGCCACTCGCCCGCCAAGTACGGTCCCACCGGCGAGTCCACGCTCACCGAGACCGGGCTGATCCCCGAACTCAGGCGGCGCGGCCTGGACGTGTCCCTGTCGACGGACGGCGGCGTCTTCCCGGTGATGGGCATGGCCGAGGAGATGCGGGCCGCCTGGCAGATGTACAACGAACTCGCGGGCGACCACACCGCCCTGCCCGCCAGCGAGGCGCTGGCGATGTCCACCCGGATCGCGGCGCGCGGTCTGGGCTGGGAGGACGAGGTCGGCAGCCTGGAGCCCGGCAAGCAGGCCGACCTGGTGCTCGTCCCGATCGACGACTGGCGCTACCTGCTCAACCCGCGCCCGCTGGAGGGCTATCTGACCCTCGGCGGCACGGCGGACGTGCACACCGTGCTGGTGGCGGGCCGGGTCCTGCTGGAGAACGGCCGCGCGCCGCACCTGGACGAGGCCGCCCTCCAGGACGACTACCTGCGCGCCCTGCGCTCCTTCTCCGCCCGTGTGCTCGGCGTCCCGGACAAGGAGCTGACCGCGCTCTTCGACGACAACCCCCGGCTGCGTACGAAGGGGACCGCCCCGGCAGCTCACCGGGTCTGA
- a CDS encoding phosphopantetheine-binding protein, translating into MTETTADGSGQTPVEVSAALREAVAAKIGTEPDAIAPDANLVLLGLGSLEMMQLVNRWRRDGLPVSFRELAAEPTLDAWQRHFNAVAAESGEATP; encoded by the coding sequence ATGACGGAAACCACAGCGGACGGCTCGGGGCAGACACCGGTAGAGGTGTCCGCCGCCTTGCGCGAAGCCGTCGCGGCCAAGATCGGTACCGAGCCCGACGCGATCGCGCCGGACGCCAACCTCGTCCTTCTGGGGCTCGGTTCCCTGGAGATGATGCAGCTGGTCAACCGCTGGCGGCGGGACGGGCTGCCGGTGTCCTTCCGCGAGCTGGCGGCCGAGCCCACCCTCGACGCCTGGCAGCGGCACTTCAACGCCGTCGCGGCCGAGTCCGGGGAGGCCACGCCATGA